One window from the genome of Tachypleus tridentatus isolate NWPU-2018 chromosome 11, ASM421037v1, whole genome shotgun sequence encodes:
- the LOC143231993 gene encoding D-ribitol-5-phosphate cytidylyltransferase-like isoform X4 yields the protein MDLMKETLAGLDSGNYGRLRIVSGSSSRHRSIQAGLKALSIENSPDIVVIHDGVRPLVPPEILIEVVSAAKDYGAAGAVRPLVSTVLRSDEMGFMEEALDRSQYCASEMPQAFVLSLIKEAYNMCSEHDLDHGTECLHFVQKYMGLKPRLVEGTADLWKVTHRKDLYAAETTLKERRRVHLVAQEIDLCLLEQILLALKERFSEVQVCEDTIVQTLPCHLVRVHNGMFLTDVLSETEAWVKALSPCIQPSSLVSIVTKTDINENGYPSTIALQARAQAIANMARNWNITVFFIFSPYQTLSPRACEDISKKAAYLLFEQSDLLSGQIIYV from the exons ATGGACTTGATGAAAGAAACTCTAGCTGGATTAGATTCTGGTAATTATGGGCGATTAAGAATTGTCAGTGGATCCTCAAGTCGTCATAGGTCAATACAGGCTGGACTTAAGGCCTTATCTATTG AAAATTCTCCAGATATAGTTGTGATTCATGATGGGGTTCGTCCCCTTGTGCCTCCTGAGATTTTAATTGAAGTGGTTTCTGCAGCAAAAGATTATGGA GCAGCTGGAGCTGTACGACCGCTTGTTTCAACAGTTTTAAGAAGTGATGAGATGGGATTCATGGAGGAGGCATTAGACAGAAGTCAGTACTGTGCTAGTGAAATGCCTCAAGCATTTGTTTTGAGTTTGATCAAAGAAGCTTATAATATG TGCTCAGAACACGATTTGGACCATGGTACTGAATGCCTTCATTTTGTCCAAAAATATATGGGTCTAAAACCTCGTCTGGTAGAGGGAACTGCTGATTTGTGGAAG GTTACTCACAGAAAAGATTTGTATGCAGCAGAGACAACTCTAAAAG AGAGACGACGTGTTCATCTTGTTGCACAGGAGATAGATCTCTGTCTTCTGGAACAAATCTTATTAGCACTGAAGGAGAGATTTTCTGAG GTTCAAGTTTGTGAAGACACTATTGTTCAGACCTTGCCTTGTCATCTGGTAAGAGTTCACAATGGCATGTTTCTTACAGATGTTCTATCAGAGACAGAAGCATGGGTAAAAGCTTTATCTCCATGTATTCAACCTAGCTCTTTGGTTTCTATAGTAACCAAGACTGATATTAATGAAAATGGCTATCCATCTACTATAGCACTTCAGGCTAGAGCCCAGGCCATTGCCAACATGGCACGAAATTGGAACATcacagtattttttatattttctccatACCAG ACACTATCTCCAAGAGCTTGTGAAGATATTAGCAAGAAGGCTGCATACCTGCTTTTTGAACAAAGTGACCTTTTAAGTGGGCAGATAATATATGTGTGA
- the LOC143231993 gene encoding D-ribitol-5-phosphate cytidylyltransferase-like isoform X2, producing the protein MEQLAISSFSELSDRMDTPVDRSVGVILPTAGNGERMGVTVPKQFCKILGRPLIQYTVEAFLRFSWIKQVVVVAAPDRMDLMKETLAGLDSGNYGRLRIVSGSSSRHRSIQAGLKALSIENSPDIVVIHDGVRPLVPPEILIEVVSAAKDYGAAGAVRPLVSTVLRSDEMGFMEEALDRSQYCASEMPQAFVLSLIKEAYNMCSEHDLDHGTECLHFVQKYMGLKPRLVEGTADLWKVTHRKDLYAAETTLKERRRVHLVAQEIDLCLLEQILLALKERFSEVQVCEDTIVQTLPCHLVRVHNGMFLTDVLSETEAWVKALSPCIQPSSLVSIVTKTDINENGYPSTIALQARAQAIANMARNWNITVFFIFSPYQMGGEEFLRGCVTWM; encoded by the exons ATGGAGCAGTTGGCAATATCAA GTTTTTCAGAACTATCTGACAGAATGGACACACCAGTGGATCGGTCAGTTGGGGTGATTTTGCCTACTGCTGGAAATGGTGAAAGAATGGGAGTAACAGTACCAAAACAGTTCTGTAAAATACTAGGAAGACCATTAATTCAGTACACAGTGGAAGCTTTTTTGAG ATTTTCATGGATAAAACAAGTAGTTGTTGTGGCAGCTCCAGATAGAATGGACTTGATGAAAGAAACTCTAGCTGGATTAGATTCTGGTAATTATGGGCGATTAAGAATTGTCAGTGGATCCTCAAGTCGTCATAGGTCAATACAGGCTGGACTTAAGGCCTTATCTATTG AAAATTCTCCAGATATAGTTGTGATTCATGATGGGGTTCGTCCCCTTGTGCCTCCTGAGATTTTAATTGAAGTGGTTTCTGCAGCAAAAGATTATGGA GCAGCTGGAGCTGTACGACCGCTTGTTTCAACAGTTTTAAGAAGTGATGAGATGGGATTCATGGAGGAGGCATTAGACAGAAGTCAGTACTGTGCTAGTGAAATGCCTCAAGCATTTGTTTTGAGTTTGATCAAAGAAGCTTATAATATG TGCTCAGAACACGATTTGGACCATGGTACTGAATGCCTTCATTTTGTCCAAAAATATATGGGTCTAAAACCTCGTCTGGTAGAGGGAACTGCTGATTTGTGGAAG GTTACTCACAGAAAAGATTTGTATGCAGCAGAGACAACTCTAAAAG AGAGACGACGTGTTCATCTTGTTGCACAGGAGATAGATCTCTGTCTTCTGGAACAAATCTTATTAGCACTGAAGGAGAGATTTTCTGAG GTTCAAGTTTGTGAAGACACTATTGTTCAGACCTTGCCTTGTCATCTGGTAAGAGTTCACAATGGCATGTTTCTTACAGATGTTCTATCAGAGACAGAAGCATGGGTAAAAGCTTTATCTCCATGTATTCAACCTAGCTCTTTGGTTTCTATAGTAACCAAGACTGATATTAATGAAAATGGCTATCCATCTACTATAGCACTTCAGGCTAGAGCCCAGGCCATTGCCAACATGGCACGAAATTGGAACATcacagtattttttatattttctccatACCAG atGGGTGGAGAAGAGTTTTTAAGAGGATGTGTTACTTGGatgtaa
- the LOC143231993 gene encoding D-ribitol-5-phosphate cytidylyltransferase-like isoform X3, protein MEQLAISSFSELSDRMDTPVDRSVGVILPTAGNGERMGVTVPKQFCKILGRPLIQYTVEAFLRFSWIKQVVVVAAPDRMDLMKETLAGLDSGNYGRLRIVSGSSSRHRSIQAGLKALSIENSPDIVVIHDGVRPLVPPEILIEVVSAAKDYGAAGAVRPLVSTVLRSDEMGFMEEALDRSQYCASEMPQAFVLSLIKEAYNMCSEHDLDHGTECLHFVQKYMGLKPRLVEGTADLWKVTHRKDLYAAETTLKERRRVHLVAQEIDLCLLEQILLALKERFSEVQVCEDTIVQTLPCHLVRVHNGMFLTDVLSETEAWVKALSPCIQPSSLVSIVTKTDINENGYPSTIALQARAQAIANMARNWNITVFFIFSPYQL, encoded by the exons ATGGAGCAGTTGGCAATATCAA GTTTTTCAGAACTATCTGACAGAATGGACACACCAGTGGATCGGTCAGTTGGGGTGATTTTGCCTACTGCTGGAAATGGTGAAAGAATGGGAGTAACAGTACCAAAACAGTTCTGTAAAATACTAGGAAGACCATTAATTCAGTACACAGTGGAAGCTTTTTTGAG ATTTTCATGGATAAAACAAGTAGTTGTTGTGGCAGCTCCAGATAGAATGGACTTGATGAAAGAAACTCTAGCTGGATTAGATTCTGGTAATTATGGGCGATTAAGAATTGTCAGTGGATCCTCAAGTCGTCATAGGTCAATACAGGCTGGACTTAAGGCCTTATCTATTG AAAATTCTCCAGATATAGTTGTGATTCATGATGGGGTTCGTCCCCTTGTGCCTCCTGAGATTTTAATTGAAGTGGTTTCTGCAGCAAAAGATTATGGA GCAGCTGGAGCTGTACGACCGCTTGTTTCAACAGTTTTAAGAAGTGATGAGATGGGATTCATGGAGGAGGCATTAGACAGAAGTCAGTACTGTGCTAGTGAAATGCCTCAAGCATTTGTTTTGAGTTTGATCAAAGAAGCTTATAATATG TGCTCAGAACACGATTTGGACCATGGTACTGAATGCCTTCATTTTGTCCAAAAATATATGGGTCTAAAACCTCGTCTGGTAGAGGGAACTGCTGATTTGTGGAAG GTTACTCACAGAAAAGATTTGTATGCAGCAGAGACAACTCTAAAAG AGAGACGACGTGTTCATCTTGTTGCACAGGAGATAGATCTCTGTCTTCTGGAACAAATCTTATTAGCACTGAAGGAGAGATTTTCTGAG GTTCAAGTTTGTGAAGACACTATTGTTCAGACCTTGCCTTGTCATCTGGTAAGAGTTCACAATGGCATGTTTCTTACAGATGTTCTATCAGAGACAGAAGCATGGGTAAAAGCTTTATCTCCATGTATTCAACCTAGCTCTTTGGTTTCTATAGTAACCAAGACTGATATTAATGAAAATGGCTATCCATCTACTATAGCACTTCAGGCTAGAGCCCAGGCCATTGCCAACATGGCACGAAATTGGAACATcacagtattttttatattttctccatACCAG TTATGA
- the LOC143231993 gene encoding D-ribitol-5-phosphate cytidylyltransferase-like isoform X1 — translation MEQLAISSFSELSDRMDTPVDRSVGVILPTAGNGERMGVTVPKQFCKILGRPLIQYTVEAFLRFSWIKQVVVVAAPDRMDLMKETLAGLDSGNYGRLRIVSGSSSRHRSIQAGLKALSIENSPDIVVIHDGVRPLVPPEILIEVVSAAKDYGAAGAVRPLVSTVLRSDEMGFMEEALDRSQYCASEMPQAFVLSLIKEAYNMCSEHDLDHGTECLHFVQKYMGLKPRLVEGTADLWKVTHRKDLYAAETTLKERRRVHLVAQEIDLCLLEQILLALKERFSEVQVCEDTIVQTLPCHLVRVHNGMFLTDVLSETEAWVKALSPCIQPSSLVSIVTKTDINENGYPSTIALQARAQAIANMARNWNITVFFIFSPYQTLSPRACEDISKKAAYLLFEQSDLLSGQIIYV, via the exons ATGGAGCAGTTGGCAATATCAA GTTTTTCAGAACTATCTGACAGAATGGACACACCAGTGGATCGGTCAGTTGGGGTGATTTTGCCTACTGCTGGAAATGGTGAAAGAATGGGAGTAACAGTACCAAAACAGTTCTGTAAAATACTAGGAAGACCATTAATTCAGTACACAGTGGAAGCTTTTTTGAG ATTTTCATGGATAAAACAAGTAGTTGTTGTGGCAGCTCCAGATAGAATGGACTTGATGAAAGAAACTCTAGCTGGATTAGATTCTGGTAATTATGGGCGATTAAGAATTGTCAGTGGATCCTCAAGTCGTCATAGGTCAATACAGGCTGGACTTAAGGCCTTATCTATTG AAAATTCTCCAGATATAGTTGTGATTCATGATGGGGTTCGTCCCCTTGTGCCTCCTGAGATTTTAATTGAAGTGGTTTCTGCAGCAAAAGATTATGGA GCAGCTGGAGCTGTACGACCGCTTGTTTCAACAGTTTTAAGAAGTGATGAGATGGGATTCATGGAGGAGGCATTAGACAGAAGTCAGTACTGTGCTAGTGAAATGCCTCAAGCATTTGTTTTGAGTTTGATCAAAGAAGCTTATAATATG TGCTCAGAACACGATTTGGACCATGGTACTGAATGCCTTCATTTTGTCCAAAAATATATGGGTCTAAAACCTCGTCTGGTAGAGGGAACTGCTGATTTGTGGAAG GTTACTCACAGAAAAGATTTGTATGCAGCAGAGACAACTCTAAAAG AGAGACGACGTGTTCATCTTGTTGCACAGGAGATAGATCTCTGTCTTCTGGAACAAATCTTATTAGCACTGAAGGAGAGATTTTCTGAG GTTCAAGTTTGTGAAGACACTATTGTTCAGACCTTGCCTTGTCATCTGGTAAGAGTTCACAATGGCATGTTTCTTACAGATGTTCTATCAGAGACAGAAGCATGGGTAAAAGCTTTATCTCCATGTATTCAACCTAGCTCTTTGGTTTCTATAGTAACCAAGACTGATATTAATGAAAATGGCTATCCATCTACTATAGCACTTCAGGCTAGAGCCCAGGCCATTGCCAACATGGCACGAAATTGGAACATcacagtattttttatattttctccatACCAG ACACTATCTCCAAGAGCTTGTGAAGATATTAGCAAGAAGGCTGCATACCTGCTTTTTGAACAAAGTGACCTTTTAAGTGGGCAGATAATATATGTGTGA